The DNA region CGTCCagaatttatcattaaatgacCAAGTCAGTGTCATATTCCCATGCCTGTCATATGTTGTAACAGCTGGAAAATGTTTAAGGTCAAGTTCAAGAATACCAGCTTTTATGACTTCTGCCACTGATATATTACTTTTATCCAAGAGCAGGTACAAGCTGGGGAAAACCATTTGGGAATTTGTTCTTCTGTTTGTTGTTAACAGTTTGACCAGCGATCTAATTGTTACAGCACCGACTGTCTTAAATGTTGTCTTGCAAGATTTTATCTCTCGTAGGAAATCTTCAAAAAGAACGTAACTGGCAGCCTTGCCAGTTTCGTGCAGGTCATGTAGTAAGGCAACAACCAAATGTCGACCAATGACTCCATAGCTGCCATCCAAGTGATCGTGCAATCCCACTGACCGTTTTATCATCTTAGATATGACCTCAGATGTTGTCCATATTTCTTGTGGGGGAATGCTATATTCGTTTTGCATACAGGTTGAGTACACTTCTAAAGATAGAAATCCATAGTGGTCAGTTGAACTTCTACTGGGACCAAGAGCTCCTGGTCTTAGATTGATAGAGTAAGATGTACTCCTTCCACAAAGTGGCTTTCCCCACAAAAGTTTTTCGGAGGCTAGTTCCAACTGATAGGATTGCCAGGTGGCACAcacatttcctgtttttttataCTCGTTCAATAATTCTTTAAGTTCCTTGCAAATCCATAAACCCAAATGTCGAATGCATGTTAGAATATGCAAAGGAAAAGGCACCAACAGAGGTACAGTTTCTAAAAGTACTTCTAGATtggttaaattaataaaatccatAGCATTTATATGGTCAGCAACTGAATCCTGCGAAACAACAAATTCAATCCTACATGTACTTCTCCTTAGTAATGTCCAGTTGCTTTGCAATGTAGATATATAATGATCAGCGTCGCGTAGGAATGCCTCTGCTGTCGATCGTGGGAAACACATACCTCCAACAATGCAACCCGACACTGGATGATATCGACAATTGGGTTGACGATGTGGAATGTCAGCGTAAAGTTGAACAAACTGCACCTCGTGTGGAAAACGACAAATCGTCCGCAAACAAGTTTTTATATCCATTGGTCTTCCATCTAGATTGCTCTGATAGTTGGCACAGTCTTTGAATGATAAGCATGTACAAAGTGTTCCTCTGTGGCCGATGATTTGTTGCAATCCCGCAGTAGACCAAAGAAGATCAACTTCTTCAGAGTCTGACAGTATGTTTGCAGCAACATGGATAGTTGTACGCAATGTAAATTGGGTATTAAAATCTGACAATGATAATCCACAGGTCATTTTTTCACCAAAGCGGAAGCAAAATATGATTGGTCTCAAAAGTCCAGTTTGGGTCAGTTGGTTTAAAGATGCTTGCAAAGCATCGAGTATTGCATAACAATCGTCaggtaaaatgaacatttttcgaACGTCATTTATGTCATTCTTTTCGAGAGTTCTTCTAGCCTCTCCACGCAAAGCAAGAGCCAttagtgtatttttaaaattctctctcAGCTGAAGAAATGTGGCGAGGGCTTGTTGTCTCACTTGCTGAATGGATAATGCAACTGAATGCATCTGGTGCATAG from Crassostrea angulata isolate pt1a10 chromosome 7, ASM2561291v2, whole genome shotgun sequence includes:
- the LOC128156659 gene encoding uncharacterized protein LOC128156659, with product MPVRHITLFPNDNASLRNVRGFLKKHVRLTEYSKSELMTFSNSLGFQLFYERGWECWIALIPMHQMHSVALSIQQVRQQALATFLQLRENFKNTLMALALRGEARRTLEKNDINDVRKMFILPDDCYAILDALQASLNQLTQTGLLRPIIFCFRFGEKMTCGLSLSDFNTQFTLRTTIHVAANILSDSEEVDLLWSTAGLQQIIGHRGTLCTCLSFKDCANYQSNLDGRPMDIKTCLRTICRFPHEVQFVQLYADIPHRQPNCRYHPVSGCIVGGMCFPRSTAEAFLRDADHYISTLQSNWTLLRRSTCRIEFVVSQDSVADHINAMDFINLTNLEVLLETVPLLVPFPLHILTCIRHLGLWICKELKELLNEYKKTGNVCATWQSYQLELASEKLLWGKPLCGRSTSYSINLRPGALGPSRSSTDHYGFLSLEVYSTCMQNEYSIPPQEIWTTSEVISKMIKRSVGLHDHLDGSYGVIGRHLVVALLHDLHETGKAASYVLFEDFLREIKSCKTTFKTVGAVTIRSLVKLLTTNRRTNSQMVFPSLYLLLDKSNISVAEVIKAGILELDLKHFPAVTTYDRHGNMTLTWSFNDKFWTVVYDKRSTDITENTLVTISDLVRGELEKRGLIYPSKIKKTPKILPWLTMCLRRLQKENMDMEQLVITMTYISCIALLMQGQYVEYDRLALLTIDLPVDKNKLIALEILSKLQLASFRFRNLQLNRLHFTIPHKLEMLTGAEKKSTKKGETKQSEEVTTNDNKVEELPPKYVDHDNADDDPILFDKDIGHQRTSTCFPISTSLKAPWSAQELEFLHAQRLAEVTIREKYERFKLQCLRSNIPFRTFRAFETKLQRLSNK